The following are from one region of the Thermococcus sp. genome:
- a CDS encoding AI-2E family transporter, with protein MRAERLVWAATVLIIIYITWEAISPLITPIFFGLILAYAAHPIHRRLSPRIGRTHSAFILTVGMLGLGGVVTFELLMISVQVAASFYQNVVDFFRWLMTQPLPPEVLDFLQNFFNQLIPRLSEYISKHAFSLPMYLLQLVVFLFTFYYALAFSHEIVEEIRLAIPERNRHLGEEILKSLNKTLGALVRAWLILNIIKGVLMTLGFLIFGVSDIYTAIVAGFLTFVFSFVPLFEGWMIWLIAAVYFAKEGMYLHAVGISIYGFLLVSPMPDYTIRPMMVAKDANLDETLVFIGMIGGTWAMGVKGLIIGPIVLNLLLVLLKEWRKVVSKESSRQHSQAPSKPAPRPPHLSP; from the coding sequence ATGAGGGCGGAGAGACTCGTCTGGGCGGCCACGGTGCTCATAATAATCTACATCACGTGGGAGGCCATCAGCCCGCTGATAACGCCGATATTCTTCGGCCTGATTCTGGCCTACGCGGCCCATCCAATCCACCGGCGACTGAGTCCCAGGATTGGAAGAACACACTCGGCTTTCATTCTTACGGTGGGGATGCTCGGCCTCGGGGGTGTCGTCACCTTTGAGCTCCTCATGATATCCGTTCAGGTCGCCGCCTCTTTCTACCAAAACGTTGTCGATTTCTTCAGGTGGCTGATGACGCAGCCGCTGCCCCCGGAGGTTCTGGACTTCCTCCAGAACTTCTTCAACCAGCTGATTCCCAGGCTCTCCGAATACATATCAAAGCATGCATTCTCCCTCCCCATGTACCTTCTCCAGCTCGTTGTCTTCCTGTTCACATTCTACTACGCCCTGGCCTTTTCTCATGAGATAGTCGAGGAAATACGCCTGGCCATCCCCGAGAGAAACCGCCACCTGGGGGAGGAGATACTGAAAAGCCTCAACAAGACGCTGGGTGCCCTTGTAAGGGCCTGGCTGATACTCAATATAATAAAAGGTGTCCTGATGACGCTTGGATTCCTGATCTTCGGTGTTTCCGACATCTACACTGCGATAGTCGCTGGCTTCCTGACGTTCGTCTTCTCCTTCGTCCCCCTGTTTGAGGGCTGGATGATATGGCTCATCGCGGCAGTGTACTTTGCCAAGGAGGGCATGTATCTACACGCGGTCGGGATATCCATCTACGGCTTTCTGCTGGTCTCCCCGATGCCGGACTACACGATAAGGCCCATGATGGTTGCAAAGGATGCCAACCTGGACGAGACCCTGGTCTTCATCGGCATGATAGGGGGAACCTGGGCCATGGGGGTCAAGGGGCTCATAATAGGGCCCATAGTCCTCAACCTTCTCCTCGTCCTCCTGAAGGAATGGAGGAAGGTCGTATCTAAAGAATCCTCACGCCAGCACTCTCAAGCTCCCTCAAAGCCCGCTCCTCGTCCTCCTCATCTATCCCCTTGA
- a CDS encoding nicotinamidase, whose protein sequence is MPEEALIVVDMQRDFMPGGALPVPEGDRIIPRCNEYIRAFMGRGALIVATRDWHPENHISFREQGGPWPRHCVRGTEGAEFVVELPADAVIISKATEPDREAYSGFEGTELAEILKKRGVKRVYICGVATEYCVKATALDAVKHGFETYLLRDAVKGIDEEDEERALRELESAGVRIL, encoded by the coding sequence ATGCCCGAGGAGGCGCTCATAGTTGTGGACATGCAGAGGGACTTCATGCCCGGCGGCGCTCTGCCGGTTCCAGAGGGGGACAGGATAATCCCAAGGTGCAACGAGTACATCAGGGCCTTTATGGGGCGGGGAGCGTTGATCGTGGCAACGAGGGACTGGCACCCTGAAAACCACATCAGCTTTAGGGAACAGGGTGGCCCATGGCCGAGGCACTGCGTCAGAGGGACTGAAGGGGCGGAGTTCGTGGTGGAGCTTCCGGCCGATGCGGTGATAATCTCCAAGGCGACGGAGCCCGATAGGGAGGCGTACTCCGGCTTTGAGGGCACCGAACTGGCGGAGATCCTTAAAAAACGCGGGGTCAAGAGGGTCTACATCTGCGGCGTTGCAACCGAGTACTGCGTTAAGGCGACCGCCCTCGATGCCGTCAAGCACGGCTTCGAGACCTACCTTCTCCGCGACGCGGTCAAGGGGATAGATGAGGAGGACGAGGAGCGGGCTTTGAGGGAGCTTGAGAGTGCTGGCGTGAGGATTCTTTAG
- a CDS encoding ABC transporter ATP-binding protein has translation MIVRVENLTKTYEDHRALDGVSLEVKKGEIFCVMGHSGAGKTTLLRILALLERPDSGEYVFDGMPVNWSRPGELRKQVTMVFQTPIMFNTTVFKNIAYGLRLRGYSKAEIERRVREVLSLVRLEGYENRKAKTLSGGEKQRVAIARAIVLEPKLLLMDEPTANLDPTNSAIIEDIVREITRENGTTIVFSTHNMFQAKRLADRVAHMYAGRIVELGKTGDIFENPRNELTKRFIRGELF, from the coding sequence ATGATAGTAAGGGTCGAGAACCTGACCAAAACCTACGAAGACCACAGGGCACTGGACGGCGTGAGCCTTGAGGTCAAAAAGGGCGAGATATTCTGCGTCATGGGGCACAGTGGGGCCGGAAAAACCACCCTCCTGAGGATTCTGGCATTACTTGAGAGGCCCGACTCCGGGGAGTACGTCTTTGATGGGATGCCCGTGAACTGGAGTCGACCCGGGGAGCTGAGAAAGCAGGTCACGATGGTGTTTCAAACTCCCATCATGTTCAACACGACGGTTTTCAAGAACATAGCCTACGGCCTGAGGCTGAGGGGCTACTCCAAGGCCGAGATTGAGAGAAGAGTCCGCGAGGTGCTCTCCCTCGTGAGGCTTGAGGGCTACGAGAACAGAAAGGCAAAAACGCTGTCCGGTGGGGAGAAGCAGCGCGTTGCCATAGCGAGGGCGATAGTCCTTGAGCCGAAGCTCCTCCTGATGGACGAGCCGACCGCTAATCTTGACCCAACGAACTCAGCCATAATAGAGGACATCGTAAGGGAGATCACCAGGGAGAACGGAACGACGATAGTCTTCTCGACCCACAACATGTTCCAGGCAAAGAGGCTCGCCGACAGGGTCGCCCACATGTATGCGGGGAGGATAGTCGAGCTGGGAAAAACGGGGGATATCTTTGAGAACCCGAGGAACGAGCTGACCAAGAGGTTCATAAGAGGGGAGCTGTTCTGA
- a CDS encoding ABC transporter permease, translating into MAWDYIIQGFSEAVKLIDDPYVIEIALRSIKVSGMATLMAVAWSLPISVLLGLKDFPGKWLVKTLINGLMGVPTVIWGLVLYLMFVPLGPLGSLGLLYTEMGISIGQALLITPIIMSIVVNSLESIEGEIRELALTLGADEIRASFQVVRESVGGIVLAIIAAFNRAIAELGIALMIGGNIYVKGGVYNTRVLTTAIQMYTVRAEISVAIALGIILMGIVLAVNLLSNLVRKWLE; encoded by the coding sequence ATGGCGTGGGACTACATAATCCAGGGATTTTCAGAGGCGGTGAAGCTGATAGATGATCCATACGTGATAGAGATAGCCCTACGGTCCATCAAGGTCTCGGGGATGGCAACGCTTATGGCGGTGGCATGGTCTCTGCCGATCTCGGTGCTCCTCGGCCTGAAGGATTTCCCCGGCAAGTGGCTGGTTAAGACCCTGATAAACGGCCTCATGGGAGTCCCGACCGTTATCTGGGGTCTTGTGCTCTACCTCATGTTCGTCCCCCTTGGTCCACTCGGTTCTCTCGGCCTTCTCTACACCGAGATGGGAATAAGCATCGGTCAGGCCCTTCTGATAACCCCGATAATCATGAGCATAGTGGTGAACTCGCTGGAGTCGATAGAGGGCGAAATAAGGGAGCTGGCGTTAACTCTCGGTGCGGATGAGATACGTGCCTCCTTTCAGGTCGTCAGGGAGAGCGTCGGTGGGATAGTTCTGGCCATCATAGCGGCCTTCAACAGGGCCATAGCCGAACTCGGCATAGCCCTAATGATCGGCGGCAACATCTACGTCAAGGGCGGCGTTTACAACACGAGGGTTCTCACGACGGCCATACAGATGTACACTGTCAGGGCGGAGATAAGCGTGGCAATAGCTCTGGGCATAATCCTCATGGGCATAGTCCTCGCCGTGAACCTGCTTTCAAACCTCGTGCGGAAGTGGTTGGAATGA
- a CDS encoding substrate-binding domain-containing protein, translating into MNKRVEVLVLLVLLIAGLSYGCIGGTGGTQTATEKPRVLTISTTTSLYDTGILEDVVAPIFKEKYNIELRFIPKGTGGAILDAKSGASDAILVHALSKEQPFMEEGYGVNRKVFAYNFFVIVGPKDDPAGIRGLSVSEALKKIVEYGRAHPNEIVWVSRDDGSGTNTKEIALWEKAGFDFNELKNESWFGTTGAGMGNTLLYTSERKAYTLSDIGTYLKYQKEGKIDLDVLVDKGEELINVYAIIIINPKKIPDKDFEDAMLLAEWLTSDEGQKAIAEYGKEEFGRPLFYPAVPVLKSEQGEVFRWIIKYGFMKDGDKYTECPEKFRYNATYSFFEFPASVVEG; encoded by the coding sequence ATGAATAAGAGGGTAGAGGTACTTGTTTTGCTGGTCCTGCTCATTGCCGGGCTTTCCTACGGGTGCATAGGGGGCACCGGCGGAACTCAGACGGCGACGGAGAAGCCCAGGGTTCTTACGATTTCAACCACCACAAGCCTCTACGATACCGGCATACTTGAAGACGTGGTTGCGCCGATTTTCAAGGAGAAGTACAACATAGAGCTCCGCTTTATTCCCAAAGGGACAGGGGGGGCAATTCTCGATGCTAAAAGCGGTGCCAGCGATGCCATACTCGTTCACGCCCTCTCAAAGGAGCAGCCCTTTATGGAAGAAGGCTACGGCGTGAACAGAAAGGTCTTCGCGTACAACTTCTTCGTGATAGTCGGCCCGAAGGACGACCCCGCTGGGATAAGGGGCCTGAGCGTTTCAGAGGCCCTTAAGAAAATCGTCGAGTATGGAAGGGCCCACCCCAACGAAATCGTCTGGGTCTCAAGGGACGACGGTTCGGGAACCAACACGAAGGAGATAGCCCTGTGGGAGAAGGCCGGCTTTGATTTCAATGAGCTGAAGAACGAGAGCTGGTTCGGGACGACCGGCGCTGGAATGGGGAATACGCTCCTGTACACGAGCGAGAGAAAGGCCTACACCCTTTCCGACATAGGAACCTACCTCAAATACCAGAAGGAGGGCAAGATAGACCTTGACGTCCTAGTTGACAAGGGGGAGGAGCTTATAAACGTTTACGCCATAATCATCATCAACCCGAAGAAGATACCCGACAAGGACTTTGAGGACGCGATGCTCCTCGCAGAGTGGCTCACCAGCGATGAGGGGCAGAAGGCCATAGCCGAATACGGCAAGGAGGAATTCGGGAGGCCTCTGTTCTACCCCGCCGTTCCGGTTCTCAAGAGCGAACAGGGGGAGGTCTTCAGGTGGATCATCAAGTACGGCTTCATGAAGGACGGCGACAAATACACCGAGTGCCCCGAGAAGTTCAGGTACAACGCCACCTACAGCTTCTTTGAGTTCCCGGCCTCGGTGGTCGAGGGCTAA
- a CDS encoding DUF2240 family protein, protein MHPIKRAVEYKGSMEFTRSELIGILSFSLRLMDVKAAKELIAKSLEEGLLEEKDGLLVVNKALLAEEEAGEDFFNEMVSYIAESLGWEREEVIEGIGSMRERYGDLDEKVLAYLFGMDKGVDMSRFRDRLEL, encoded by the coding sequence GTGCACCCGATAAAACGCGCAGTTGAGTATAAGGGCTCTATGGAGTTCACCCGGAGCGAGCTCATTGGGATACTCTCCTTCAGCCTCCGCCTGATGGATGTAAAGGCCGCGAAGGAGCTAATAGCAAAGTCTCTGGAGGAGGGACTCCTTGAGGAAAAGGACGGCCTTCTGGTCGTCAACAAAGCCCTGCTCGCGGAGGAAGAGGCAGGTGAGGATTTTTTCAACGAGATGGTCTCTTACATAGCCGAATCCCTTGGCTGGGAGAGGGAGGAGGTCATCGAAGGTATCGGATCAATGCGCGAGCGCTACGGTGACCTGGACGAGAAAGTTTTGGCCTACCTCTTTGGAATGGACAAGGGTGTTGATATGTCCCGGTTCAGGGATAGGCTTGAGCTTTAG
- a CDS encoding hotdog fold thioesterase — MEQRTHRLTSEKLVGKPVKIEENYAEVLLETTEEMAVDEYGLVHGGFTFGLADYAAMLAVNEPTVVLGKAEVKFLKPVKAGEKLRAKAEVIEESGGGVRDRTSPRRKKLVKTEVFNERGEKVFEGTFHCYVLEKHVLE, encoded by the coding sequence ATGGAGCAGAGGACTCACAGGTTAACCTCCGAAAAACTGGTTGGAAAGCCCGTGAAAATTGAGGAGAATTACGCGGAAGTCCTTCTGGAGACCACCGAGGAGATGGCCGTTGATGAGTACGGACTTGTTCACGGCGGCTTCACCTTCGGACTGGCCGATTACGCGGCCATGCTGGCCGTTAACGAGCCCACCGTCGTCCTCGGAAAGGCGGAGGTCAAGTTCCTGAAGCCCGTCAAGGCAGGTGAAAAGCTGAGGGCAAAGGCAGAGGTTATAGAAGAGTCTGGAGGGGGTGTGAGGGACAGAACGTCCCCCCGGAGGAAGAAACTGGTGAAAACAGAGGTCTTCAACGAGAGGGGAGAGAAGGTCTTCGAGGGAACCTTCCACTGCTACGTGCTGGAGAAGCACGTGCTCGAATGA
- a CDS encoding PadR family transcriptional regulator, giving the protein MKYRDFLTLHVLHHASEEPVTGSFLMEELGRHGYSISPGTMYPLLHSLEKEGLLKSHWEVRDGRRVRVYEITEAGLSALSEGKERLKELCLELLGE; this is encoded by the coding sequence ATGAAGTACCGTGACTTCCTGACGCTACACGTCCTCCATCACGCGAGTGAAGAGCCCGTCACCGGATCATTCCTGATGGAAGAGCTCGGGAGACACGGCTACAGCATCAGCCCGGGGACGATGTATCCCCTCCTTCACTCCCTCGAAAAGGAAGGCCTCCTGAAGAGCCACTGGGAAGTGAGGGATGGTCGGCGGGTCAGGGTCTACGAGATAACTGAGGCCGGCCTGAGTGCCCTCAGCGAGGGCAAGGAGAGGCTGAAGGAACTCTGTCTCGAACTGCTGGGGGAATGA